ACCCATATGCACCAACTGCAGCTACTCAACCTAATGGGTCCTCTTACGCCCCAACAAGTGCATATGCTAATACACATACTGTGACCTCTCCTCCACCTATCTCCAATAAGCTTCCAGCTGGACCACCACCAATCagtatgaagaaaagaagcaaTAAATCAGCCAATATAGATCAAAAGCCATCTCAAGCTGAATCCTATCCCCCAACACTTTCAAGTTCGGCCTCTCCATTGCAGACTTCTCAACCGCCAACATTGGCTTCTCAGTCCAATACCTCCACTGAAAATGTCAGTCGTGAAGTCCCCGCAGATCAACAACCCATTGTTGACTTCCTGAAAGGAGAATTAGCTCGCGTAACCCCATTGACCCCAAAGGAATATTCCAAACAATTGAAGGATTGTGATAAGAGAttaaaaattcttttctatcaTTTAGAAAAGCAAGATTTATTAACTCAACCAACACTTGATCGTTTACATGACCTGGTCGCActaatgaaagaaaagaaatacaaGGAAGCTATGGCCATCCACGCCGATATTGCAACAAACCATGCTCAAGAAGGTGGTAACTGGTTAACAGGAGTAAAGAGGTTAATTGGCATAGCTGAAGCGACTTTGAATTAGATTCAATGCTTAATTTTCAGTATGAAAACTGGACGTACtggttttgttttttatctttttatGTCCTATAgtattatatttatataattatGTACTTATCTTTTTATGTTTAAACCTAATCAAGCTCACAATCAGATGCTGGCTTAACAGTACCTCTTAGAAACCAGCCAGTACTATATATCTTATTTACAGCCATTCTTTGATAATTtaatcatatgtaaactTCGAGCGGCAAATCTCCGGGGAAATTTTAAACTTACCGCATCGCACCTTCCAAAGAAcaaaaggagaagaaaatgtcAATTGTCCTATAATCTGGGGAAATTCGGTCTACACTCAGgaaaacaaacaaacagTCCTATCCTCAGCGTATTGCGTAGTTACTACTTACACATTAAGAGACCTTAGGGCGTATAACAAGCATTTTACAGCAGAAAATTAGGGAGAGTCTTTATCAGTTGGCCTCAGTCTTATAAACCGAACAGAAAAGTTTTGTTAAGGGCTTTTTGAACAGAAGGATATGCCTTTATTGGTATAGAGAAAGAGTTACAAATGGATCCTAACAGTAACAGTTCTAGTGAAACATTGCGCCAAGAGAAGCAAGGTTTCCTAGACAAAGCTCTTCAGAGGGTGAAGGGTATAGCCCTGCGACGAAACGATAGCAGTAAAGATCCCAAAACAGATGACGCACCAAGTAGCATACAAACTCCAACTGGCTTTCAACCGCAGGATTTTGACAGACGGTCTAATATATCATCTGAGTTTACGGACGACAATTGCACCATGGACGATAACtcgattttattttcagaGCCTTCACAGAAACAATCAATGATGATGTCCATATATGTAGGTGTATTCGTTGCTGTTGGTGGATTTTTATTTGGCTATGATACAGGTCTGATTAATAGTATAACATCCATGAACTACGTGAAGTCGCATGTAGCACCAAATCACGATTCTTTTACCGCTCAACAGATGTCCATCTTGGTGTCGTTTTTATCGTTAGGAACTTTTTTTGGAGCTTTGACAGCCCCTTTTATATCTGACTCGTATGGTAGAAAGCctactattatttttagtACACTTGTTATCTTCTCGATCGGAAATTCTTTACAAGTGGGAGCTGGAGGAATCACATTGTTAATTGTGGGAAGAGTCATTTCAGGCATTGGTATAGGCGCAATTTCAGCCGTTGTGCCACTATACCAAGCAGAAGCTACACACAAATCATTAAGAGGTGCTATTATTTCTACTTACCAATGGGCTATCACCTGGGGTTTGTTAGTGTCAAGTGCAGTGTCCCAGGGGACACATTCAAGAAACGATGCATCCTCATATCGGATACCAATTGGATTGCAATATGTTTGGTCGTCTTTTCTCGCTGTAGGGATGTTTTTTCTACCTGAAAGTCCGCGTTATTACGTTCTAAAGGACAACTTAGACGAAGCAGCTAAGTCCTTATCGTTTCTAAGGGGTGTACCAGTTCACGATTCTGGGTTACTTGAAGAATTAGTTGAAATAAAAGCAACTTATGATTATGAGGCGTCTTTTGGTTCTTCTAATTTCATAGATTGCTTCATTTCAAGTAAAAGCAGGCCAAAGCAAACCTTAAGAATGTTTACCGGAATTGCTCTTCAGGcatttcaacaattttcaggtattaatttcatattttaCTATGGtgtcaatttctttaacaAAACAGGAGTCAGCAATAGTTATTTGGTTTCATTCATAACGTACGCTGTTAATGTTGTCTTCAATGTTCCtggtttattttttgtgGAATTTTTTGGTAGACGTAAAGTTCTAGTTTTCGGGGGTGTTATCATGACTATAGCTAATTTTATTGTAGCCATCGTTGGTTGTTCATTGAAAACTGTAGCTGCCGCTAAAGTTATGATTGCGTTTATATGTCTATTCATTGCTTCCTTTTCGGCCACATGGGGCGGTGTTGTTTGGGTTATTTCAGCAGAATTGTACCCACTGGGTGTAAGATCCAAGTGCACAGCTATATGTGCTGCAGCAAACTGGCTCGTAAACTTTATTTGTGCTTTAATTACCCCTTATATTGTAGACACAGGCTCTCACACATCATCATTAGGTgcaaaaatattcttcatttggGGCTCCTTGAATGCAATGGGAGTTATAGTTGTTTACTTGACCGTTTATGAGACGAAAGGTCTAACattagaagaaattgatgaattatATATCAAATCTTCTACTGGAGTAATTTCGCCGAAGTTCAATAAGATCATTAGAGAACGCGCTTTGAAGTTCCAATATGACCCCCTGCAAAGATTGGAAGACGGTAAGAATGCCTTTGTTGCTAAACGAAGTTCTGATGATCAAACATCAGGAAatgattttcaaaatacGACAGCAGGCGAGGTGAATCATAGCCTCAATCGAGAACAATTGCGCTCTGTTTCTGAATATGGCAATATGACTAATAGTACAGAACTACCTCAGATTCTCAATGAAAGTAGTATCTCAACAACTCCCATAAGTCCTTTGCAAGGTATTCCAGTTCCACAGGTAGCTGAATCTGTTGACATTCAAACCAAGTACGTGGATTTAGGAAATGGTTTAGGTCTCGCTACATATAATAGAGGGCCTCCCTCACTATCAAGTGATTCTACCGAGAATTAtactgaagatgaaatatgCGGGCCTTCATCTAAAGGCGATCAAAGCAATAGAAGTACTATGAATGATATCAATGACTACATGGCACGCTTAATTCACAGTAATTCTACCACAAGCAATACAACGGAAAAGTTCTCTGGTAATCAAAGTACGGTACATGACCATAACGCCTCCTCTCATTCGGACACTACTGAAGAGAATAGCAATTTGATGGATTTAGGAAATGGGCTTGCTCTGAATGCCTATAAGAGAGGTCCACCTTCTATTCTAACGTCTTCTAGTGACGAGGAAGACGGTGACGAGGCATCCGACGACATGAATGAATTTCAAGACTTGGTTCGTATGAAAGAACGCATGGCGCAGTTTGCCCAGAGCTATATTGACAAGAAATGCGATCTAGTATCCGAAACTCCCTCCTGTGTTTTGAGCACTTCTTTCTCTGTGTTAGCTCATcctaatgaaaatgataatgaaagtCTCCAATCGAGTGAAGAAAACTCGACTAAGCATTCTGtaaatgataatgatgatctGAAATAACTATATAATATTACTCAACGCATATTACTGAAACGAACATGAattataatattaataatgtaAAAAAACACTAATTAATTTACCACAGTATTCGATGTTTTGTAGATACCCAAAACCAATCTCAATAAACACTCAAATTCACTTATTTAGTATTCTCACTTAATATGGTACTTTTTAAAATCAAGTCTTATCTTTTATGTCACTTATTCGATAATTAGCCGCCAATGGGTACCACATTCCATCTGCGTTTAAAGTCATTTAGAACGAAATCGCCTTCCAATAGGAAAGTCCCATAGGAGGCAAGTATAACACTGGTTTGAATTACCAACAACTTTCGCAGGTGACGGAAAGAATTCTAACTCGTACAACTAGCATTCACATAAGATCAGCTGTTAGATTACCCAATTTTTGgcagaatatatatataaatatactcTATTTGTCTCATTGTTTCTTTCGGATGCCCGTGATGatcaaaaaagatgataaaacAGTGGAGCCCCCTAATGAAAAACCACACAGGAGGATCGAGAGAAATGATATTCCAGAATCTTCCAATCACATCCCTCCTCCAGAATCTAGCGTCTTAAAAGGCGGTAAGGTGAATTCAAAAACCAGAGCTTTAAAGGCCGTTACCAGTATCCTAGCAGACGCCGATGAGAAACCTCAAAAAAGGTCGAATGATGAGGGAGATGGAACCAAGAAGCAGAGGTCTGAATATTGGGGCAAGGGAATAGGTAAATTTGAATACATTTTTTACAAATTTTTGCTTGTGATGCTGTACAGCTGCTTTGGGCTATTTCGATACGGccaatatcaatatcataAGATGAAATTAAGGATATTCAGTATTATCTACAATCATGCATACACGCCACAATTGATTAGACAGGACGTTGTTtctctgaaaaaaattccaaaaagGTTAGCCGCTATCTTGGAAGTCAAACCTGTCGGCGATGTAGGCGGCGGTGTTACAGGTTTATTAAATGACGCGAGTGAAATCGTTTGTTGGACTGTGTCAGCCGGTATAAAGCATTTAATGTTGTATGATTACGACGGTATATTACAAAGAAATGTCCCGGAGCTCAGAATAGAAATTCAGTCTAACCTGGCTAAATATTTTGGGCCAGCTCATGTCCCAAATTACGCTGTTAAAATACCTCATTCGGACAAGATATTTTATAACCTGGACGGAATTGAAACAGAAACTGATGTTGGAAATGAAGTAGACGTTAACGACGAAAGGGACAAAATTGCGATCGAAATCTCTTTACTGTCTAACAGAGACGGTAGAGAGACAATTGTCGACCTAACTAAAACTATGGCTGAGTTGTGTGCAGTCAATGAATTGAACGTTTCTGACATCACAATGGACTTAGTTGATTCAGAATTGAAGCAGTTAGTGGGACCCGAACCAGATTTATTGTTATACTTCGGGCCTTCCCTGGATCTACAAGGGTTCCCACCTTGGCATATCAGATTGACTGAATTTTATTGGGAAAAAGATAACAACGAAGTTATATACTCGGTATTCATTCGCGGCCTAAGACAGTACTCAGGATGTAAAGTGAATGTCGGTAAGTGATTCTCAAGAGCTGAATGAAAAGACAAGTATCCTGCTCAATCTTTTAGTTTGCACACTAAATCCTCGTTTGGTACTACAAAAAAAGTCATTACgcacatatatataatagtagtaataatgataatgatagcAACAGTTTCAGGCTAGCTATATAGTTGCATTTTTAAACATTTTAGTAATAAAAACACGTATTTAACTTCAGGAAGAAGCTAATTCAATGGTAATAACAAAGTTATTGTAGGAAGAACTTGTTTTATTACCCTTCCTATTTGCCTTTTCGCGTTGCAAATCACATATAACGATGTGGCAAATATTTGTCaaaccagaaaaaaaaaagaaaatcgaaAGATGGAAAATAGAGAGAGGAAAACCAAATCTTTGACACGTTCTCGATCCACTTGTTTATCAAGATAGTGTTGATAAATCTTATTGATAAAAGATTGTTTTCGATTTGGAACTTCTAGCTTCAAAGGTTTAAGAAATAACACAAGCAGGTTTAAtagaattaaaaaatggGTTTGTTTGCCTCTAAATTGTTCAGTAACCTTTTTGGTAACAAAGAAATGCGTATTCTTATGGTGGGTCTAGACGGTGCCGGTAAGACCACCGTTTTGTACAAGTTGAAATTGGGTGAAGTCATTACTACTATTCCAACGATCGGTTTCAACGTCGAAACTGTCCAATATAAGAACATTTCATTCACTGTCTGGGATGTCGGTGGACAAGACAGAATTAGATCTCTATGGAGACATTACTACAGAAACACCGAAGgtgttatttttgttatcGATTCTAACGATAGATCGCGTATCGGTGAAGCTAGAGAAGTCATGCAAAGAATGTTAAACGAAGACGAATTGAGAAATGCTGCTTGGTTGGTTTTCGCTAACAAGCAAGATTTGCCAGAAGCTATGTCTGCCGCTGAAATCACTGAAAAACTAGGTTTGCATTCTATTAGAAACCGTCCATGGTTTATTCAGGCCACTTGTGCTACCTCCGGTGAAGGTTTGTACGAAGGTTTGGAATGGTTAAGTAacagtttgaaaaactcaACTTAAGAATTCTAGAATATGGATCAAATACGCTTGTATAAactaaatgaaaaataaagattaAGAACTTGAGAGGCGAACGTCGATGGAATTATTGACGATCTCCAGCCATCACATATAGATTTTAGTGTAAAAGCAATaaaaaaccaagaaaaatagaacGAAGACCTAAAAAAGCTTAACAAGTATAATATTACTGTCACTAATAATGGAAATTCGATAAAGACACAAAAAAACATcaaacataaatatataagatataCAATATACAATACACTTTTTAATTGTTCTATCGCGCCTCTAGGTGAATTTACACATAAAATTTTGGTTATCGAGTTCACTGTGTCGTCAATAGATACTTTTAAGGAGTACTGGCGTGGTagcagaagatgaaatcaGAATAAAATGTTAGTATAGCGTTTGAGTTGATTGTACATGATGGAAGAAATCCCTCTGTCTTCTGTCCTCAACAAATGATCTTCGTAAAAATCCTTAATTTACAGACTAGATAGAAGTTAGACCCATACCTAATCAAACCCAtacattttatattttagccttttttttttgaaattccaTTTTGCTTTGAATATCGCAAAAAAACGGCAACCATGTCCGGGTGAACCTCAGCGCCATACCTGGAACTTCGTGAACTGGCAGTGAGGGACCAGACACAGGATGCAGCATCATCTTTTGCAAAATTCATACCAAGTAATTCGTATATGTAATATGGTGTTCGAAATATGCGGTTGTTTAACACTATTATTGAGTATAGAAGAGGTACAGTGAGACAGTATATTCGAAATGGTATGTTTAAAATGAAcagataataaaaatagacAATAGTAAAGATGAGAAAAGATCATGGTAACCGAAAGTAAGAAGGAGCTAAAAACAGTAACGTTGGGGGCGTAGAGTTGTCAGTTAATGATGTGTACCTAAACCCACTTGAACGACAAAACTAAAAATCAGGATATGCAAGTACTTCCAGACAGACAGGTAGCTGAAAAGGAAAGTCAAGTGAGGTAATTATATaagttttgaattttcttcgtCTGAGATTTCAATGAGGAAAGCTACATGATGCTTGGTGGGTCTAGACCAGTTGATGTTTAGCTGGATGAAGTTCTTTAAAATTGAGATTTAGAAATGTCAATGAAATGCGCTAGCTATTGCTTTTCTCCTATACAAAGGATCATGGTTTTTTCAGTGATCTTCACTGATTCCTTGTAAAGTGTCAATGAAATACtaacatcaataaaaaacatgaaatataatttcatttttttaatctttAATGATAGGCCGGTGTTAAAGCTTACGAACTAAGAACCAAGTCCAAGGAACAATTGGCTTCCCAATTGgttgatttgaagaaggaaTTGGCTGAATTGAAGGTCCAAAAGTTGTCCAGACCTTCTTTGCCAAAGATCAAGACTGTCAGAAAGAGTATCGCTTGTGTCTTGACCGTCATCAACGAACAACAAAGAGAAGCTGTCAGACAATTATACAAGGGTAAGAAATACCAACCAAAGGATTTGAGAGCCAAGAAGACCAGAGCTTTGAGAAGAGCTTTGACCAAATTCGAAGCTTCCCAAGTTActgaaaaacaaagaaagaagcaaATCGCCTTCCCACAAAGAAAGTACGCTATTAAGGCTTAATTCAAAGTTCAATTATATACTATCATTATCTATAATTCCAACTTTTCTACGTTTTTCTAGCACGTTTAAGTAATTGttaaattaaaaacattttcattgaaaactCTCCAAATTGAATATGCTATTGCAGAGAGTAATAAAGCTTGCTTCAATGTGTTGACTCATCATAAAAATTTAGCACTTATACACATTCACTTATTTAGATTCTTTTTGGCTTCctctttcttctgtttcttaAAACATaagattttttgttttagtTCTTCATTGGGCTTCACGTCGTCAAGTTTTAGGGGCATTCTATTAAATGGGTCAGTAGAGTCACTTAAAAGATGTGCTTTTATAGTACTTCTATCAATATTCATTTTAGACGTGGGTAAAGTGACAGGATCTTTCATAATTGTGTACATTAAAGGATCTAAAAACTCATCAGGAACGTCTCCGTACTCGAGGTCTTCCTCCTCGTCAGCTTTTCTCTGTTCTTCTGCTTTATTGGCAAAGTTTAGTAATTTTTCGATAAATTCTTGAGATGCTAAACCGGTTTTTCTACCAAGGATATCCACAGCACGAACAAAAAGGTTCCTATTAAAAGATCTTTCATCTTTAGCGACAGCGCTGATGAACTCCGGTTGCTCGGAAAGATTTATGTACACAGTTGTTAAAGCCTTTAATAAATCTTTCGGGTGGAACGAATAACTCTGTGGGTCTTTCACCTTCAACTCCCCGCATTTAGGACCAACTAGTGACTCTAAATTATAGTTTAGCATACTGGCCAGTCTATATACGATTTCTGGTGTGACAAATGCTGCTGGTATATCCTTCGAATAAATTTCGAACAGCTTCATTGATTTGTCAGCCAATCCACACGATGACTTAGCTTGCCTGGAAGCAGACGCTAATCTCGTTTGTAACTCTTTGTCCTCTTCCTCTCTTGTTGGTGGTGCTCCTCTTGCACGATTATCCAGTTCGTTTTGAATATTATGAACTTCTGCTAAATTACTCAAGCCTTCATCTAACAGAAAGGTCAAGTCATTCAACATACGAGCCACGAACCTCACGAAGAAGTCAGCATTGTTTTGAGATTGCCAAATTAATTGTTTTTTATACGATGGTATTTTGTAATAAAGTTCCTCTAGAATTATCGATATGCTGTATCTACTGTTAAATTTATCGTAAAATTGTGAAGAAGAGCCTGTTTTCTCAACAATAACATAAAAGTCTAGCAGGGCATATAATAGATTCTTGTTTACTAATTCATTGTGTTCGAATGTATCCATCATAAACCCAGGGGAATTATCAGTTAATGGCATAGCACCAACACTTAATAACTGCACTAACTTACCTTTCAAATGCGGGTTGGAAACCAATTCGGGACAACGAAGCACCATTGTTGTAAACTCAACAAACGATCCTAGACGTGGATTTCTAAAAATTGGAGAGGTTTGGTACTTGGAAATGTATAAGGAATAGTTGATTGGTCCCTCTACAACGAATTCTGGGTAATACTTGAAAGGCACTGGAGCATGAGCTCTCAAAAAATCAGCATTGTCTACATTTTCTACACCTATTTGATCTGGGATTAATGGTAatttaatttgtttaaaCGGAAATTCGTGCTTAGGATCTACAACGCGAATCAAAAACGTAGATGCACCACAAATGAAATCAAACACCTCCATTTGAAGAGACCTATGGGCAAAGAATCCCTGAAGAGCAAAACGTAATGATTCTGTTGTTTTTAATGCTTTCTCCATTTTAGATAGTTGTACTGTCACAAATCTAGCAAAGACATCATGGCTTGCagctattttttttactttttcaatttcctcCTTCAATGCTTTAATTTCAGATCccattttctcttcaaatgaCAGTGTGCCTCCGAGACCATAATGTAAATAGGTTAGTgttaagaaaaaacaatcaGATATAAAGTTAGGCTTAGAATCAGCagtttttctatttttgtCATAAAATGCATCCGCCTCCTTAAAATCAGAATTTAAGCGTGTTTCTCCTGATAGATCAATAAACAAACTTGGGTTATTGAAATAATTCGCATCTATCTTgtcgatttttttatatgaTATATCTAAGAACGGTTGAGAAAATCTGACCAATAGTAAAGTAATATTGGACATAAATCCATTAGAAGATAGTTCTTTGAATGGTGGATGATCAGCTCTACGTAAATGATTCTTATTAGCAATATGAGCAAAATAGCTTATCATATCAGTTCTTGAGTCTAGAGAACCACGAACAAGcttatcaacaatgaaaaaaagtctATCTATGAGAACTTTGTGCTCAGCTTGTAAAGACTCGTGGATCATGGCTGTCTGTTGTTTGGAACGCAAAAGGTTATCACCATAATTACGGATTGCAACGGTAGCATCTATGGGAGAAAGGGATAATATAGGTCCCAATATAGTttgcttttcaaaaaactgTGGCTTACAGTTGTAGCTTGCAAAAAACCCTTCTATCTTAGTGAAAATTTCCGCAATAGGCTTAAATGTaacaaatatttcaaagatggTAAGAACATTATTGTAAATCACAGATTCGTTTAGATCAAAAttgttgattttttgattgCAGTATTCTAATAATGTCGGGAAAACTGCATTAAGCAAATCTAAGGCAGTACCTTCTAGTATGGCTCTTTGGATGATTTGGGAAAGGAAATCAGTGTATGAGTTAACATTCGAGACGATTTCAATAACATAATTCATGAATGTGCCGTTCatacaaaaattttctatttgCAAGGCAACGACACCATAGCCAATGACAAGACGATCGATTTCTTGGAAGGTGGCATATAATGAATCGGCGTTTGGCTTGTTTTTGGTGATTCTCTTTTGTTGCTGATTACGGCGGAAACAATCATTCAAATATTCAAAGGGTTTATCCAGTTCTTGATTCTCAGTGAGTTGATATAACAATAGCGTATCGATAAAATCAACTCCAAGAGTGGAACCTTGGGTAACCTCCTCAGATTTCAATAGATAGTAGCCACGGGGATCGGAGGGATCAGAGgtgatttgaagaatgtCTTCGATGGCAGTCATGACAAATAAACTGCGATAGCAAAAACTATTGAGTGAGAGCTCGACTACAGAAAGTCAACTATTTCTCCTAAACAACTAGTAACCAAAATTTACCCTTTCAATTGACTGACacaattttcaaataatataACTGGTGTTTACTGTGCCAACAACAAGTAGTATAACAGTAGAAACGAAGAGTGATATAACAATTacttattgaaaataaatggTTTTGATATATGTGTATCTATGATAAATCCCACAATAGTTGATATCTACCTGTGATCTTAATCCACCTTTTGTAATAAAGACGGACTATCGCCTCTGACGAATATTGACAAAATAGCGTCCTCGACGAAAGAATAAATGATTAAGCGCAAAATAATGCTAAtttaataagaaaagagtgTTGGTTGAGAATCTTTGCCTTGTGCTAAATGCGGGTTGACTTATCTGCTTCCTCTTTCTTAGTTCAATTCGGCAATTTTTGGTGTAGGCAATTGGGCCATATTGTAGCAGGAAGTTGTGGGTACAGTATGTTGAAACGTGCATCGTAAATTCAACGCACGataaatttcattttttaattaatACTTTAGTTGTGTCGTATTGTACTAACAATGACAGTATTCTAAGTCTCTTTTGACACATAAGGAATTAAAACAGGCGTAGGTGATGACAGCGCTAGACTCTGGAAATTGGGGATTGACACCTGCTATGGAAACGGGTTTGTTCCAGAAACCACAGGACCGCATCTTTATAATAGAGTTGGAAAATTCCATAGTATCATTTATCAACTCGAACACGGAATCATTTCAATTGAGACCGATGAATTCATATTATAGACTTTTGTCACATCAAATTGCAGAGTACCACAACTTGAACCATGTTTTAGCCAGAACTCAAGACAGTTGTGTGATCCTTTTCAAAGGTGTGAACTTTAAAAAAACGGAGGGCAAACCTCTATTACAAGAGTTACAGCTAAGTAAAAAACCAGAAAGAACTGCTTTCTCGAATGAGAATATCGAGAAGTCaaacaacaataaaatatttcgAATTTTGAAACGGAAAGAGGTAGGTAACGAGCGTGATTACAAAACGGATGGTAGTATAAATTTATCGAGTAATAATTTAGCAACAAATTCCGACCAGGAACAAAAAGTCGAAACTGATGACAAATCGAGTACTGATTTGGAGAAAGAACgaattgaaaaggaaagacTCTACGAACAGCgcaaacaagaaatttttgacaagcttaacaaaaatgaagacGATGGAAAATCAACCAAcagtagtagtagtaacGATAGTGACAATGAGTGGAGTGATTGGCTGAACAGTGATGACGCTAATACACAAACAAGCAACGGTTCAATCAGCTCCCAACCACCATTCAATCCATACACAACGACAACCCAATCAAACAAGCCCCATCAACAATTTCATGATTGTCGAAGAGGTAGAGgaggaaaaagaagggGTACAGGCAATTACAAAGACACATATCGAGTTCAAAATCGTAGGAACAAGGAAAACGGTGGTTATCAATCGGGATATCCATCGCCTTACCTTATGTATTCTCCTTCCCAAATGGGCGGTAATAGTCTGCCAAGCTACCCTATGATGTACAATCCGACTGGTCCTACTCCCAGTCCTGCGTCCACACCCATGATAATGGGCACGAACGCAGTCTTTATGAGCCCTTATATGTACAACATGAATACACAAGGATCATGTTCTTTTGGTACCCCGGTTCCTATGTACCCATCATAccaatatcaatatcaatatcaatacAACCCCCAATATCCGAACGGATCGTACAGTAATACACCAAACTATAACTCTAACAATTATACAAGGTCCTCAGCAAATAAGTATAACCAAGCtcagagaaaaaattcatcttctaCTGAAGTTTTGAAATGTGACGACGATAGCAACAATGAGGAAATTCGTAGCGTTGCTGTCAAGGGTACGCCGCTAACTAAAGACACCAATTCAACTGAGAGCAAGTTTAGCAAATTAAATATTTAGCCTGAGGAACGTACTATACACAACAAAAAATACGTAGAGGTTTATAGAATTCATTGTATGAAGATAGTAGaatatgaataaatatTGCGTTTTTATAGTGCAGTCCAAAAAGATATATACTtacgaaaagaaaatggcctgaatatttttttcatgagATGTTAAAAGTTCATAGAAAAATGAGGGAAAAATGTAACTAAATATAtattagaagaaaataaaaagatatATTAACATAAAGAAGCGCAGTAAGAAGATCAAAGGTGTAGTACACGTATGTTATAAGAAATAATCCGGTGTCTTTCTAGTAACGGTTGGTTCACCGGGTCTTACAGATGGGTCGTATTGTAAGAACTGTCTGTTATGATTTTCATCTACCTCCATAATAGC
The Saccharomyces mikatae IFO 1815 strain IFO1815 genome assembly, chromosome: 4 genome window above contains:
- the SNF3 gene encoding glucose sensor (similar to Saccharomyces cerevisiae SNF3 (YDL194W) and RGT2 (YDL138W); ancestral locus Anc_7.309), which gives rise to MDPNSNSSSETLRQEKQGFLDKALQRVKGIALRRNDSSKDPKTDDAPSSIQTPTGFQPQDFDRRSNISSEFTDDNCTMDDNSILFSEPSQKQSMMMSIYVGVFVAVGGFLFGYDTGLINSITSMNYVKSHVAPNHDSFTAQQMSILVSFLSLGTFFGALTAPFISDSYGRKPTIIFSTLVIFSIGNSLQVGAGGITLLIVGRVISGIGIGAISAVVPLYQAEATHKSLRGAIISTYQWAITWGLLVSSAVSQGTHSRNDASSYRIPIGLQYVWSSFLAVGMFFLPESPRYYVLKDNLDEAAKSLSFLRGVPVHDSGLLEELVEIKATYDYEASFGSSNFIDCFISSKSRPKQTLRMFTGIALQAFQQFSGINFIFYYGVNFFNKTGVSNSYLVSFITYAVNVVFNVPGLFFVEFFGRRKVLVFGGVIMTIANFIVAIVGCSLKTVAAAKVMIAFICLFIASFSATWGGVVWVISAELYPLGVRSKCTAICAAANWLVNFICALITPYIVDTGSHTSSLGAKIFFIWGSLNAMGVIVVYLTVYETKGLTLEEIDELYIKSSTGVISPKFNKIIRERALKFQYDPLQRLEDGKNAFVAKRSSDDQTSGNDFQNTTAGEVNHSLNREQLRSVSEYGNMTNSTELPQILNESSISTTPISPLQGIPVPQVAESVDIQTKYVDLGNGLGLATYNRGPPSLSSDSTENYTEDEICGPSSKGDQSNRSTMNDINDYMARLIHSNSTTSNTTEKFSGNQSTVHDHNASSHSDTTEENSNLMDLGNGLALNAYKRGPPSILTSSSDEEDGDEASDDMNEFQDLVRMKERMAQFAQSYIDKKCDLVSETPSCVLSTSFSVLAHPNENDNESLQSSEENSTKHSVNDNDDLK
- the NUS1 gene encoding ditrans,polycis-polyprenyl diphosphate synthase (similar to Saccharomyces cerevisiae NUS1 (YDL193W); ancestral locus Anc_7.308) codes for the protein MIKKDDKTVEPPNEKPHRRIERNDIPESSNHIPPPESSVLKGGKVNSKTRALKAVTSILADADEKPQKRSNDEGDGTKKQRSEYWGKGIGKFEYIFYKFLLVMLYSCFGLFRYGQYQYHKMKLRIFSIIYNHAYTPQLIRQDVVSLKKIPKRLAAILEVKPVGDVGGGVTGLLNDASEIVCWTVSAGIKHLMLYDYDGILQRNVPELRIEIQSNLAKYFGPAHVPNYAVKIPHSDKIFYNLDGIETETDVGNEVDVNDERDKIAIEISLLSNRDGRETIVDLTKTMAELCAVNELNVSDITMDLVDSELKQLVGPEPDLLLYFGPSLDLQGFPPWHIRLTEFYWEKDNNEVIYSVFIRGLRQYSGCKVNVGK
- the ARF1 gene encoding Arf family GTPase ARF1 (similar to Saccharomyces cerevisiae ARF2 (YDL137W) and ARF1 (YDL192W); ancestral locus Anc_7.307) — encoded protein: MGLFASKLFSNLFGNKEMRILMVGLDGAGKTTVLYKLKLGEVITTIPTIGFNVETVQYKNISFTVWDVGGQDRIRSLWRHYYRNTEGVIFVIDSNDRSRIGEAREVMQRMLNEDELRNAAWLVFANKQDLPEAMSAAEITEKLGLHSIRNRPWFIQATCATSGEGLYEGLEWLSNSLKNST
- the RPL35A gene encoding 60S ribosomal protein uL29 (similar to Saccharomyces cerevisiae RPL35A (YDL191W) and RPL35B (YDL136W); ancestral locus Anc_7.306): MAGVKAYELRTKSKEQLASQLVDLKKELAELKVQKLSRPSLPKIKTVRKSIACVLTVINEQQREAVRQLYKGKKYQPKDLRAKKTRALRRALTKFEASQVTEKQRKKQIAFPQRKYAIKA